The region TATCGCTATCGAGCAGGTTCGTCCAAGCACTTCCAGTAACAATGAAGAGCACGAAGAGTACCAGAAATCCCCAGAACTGGATCACTTTTGGTGAGACGTACTTGACGACCTTAACCATTAGCAAGCCACCGACAACTGTTCCGATCGAGACCATGATCAACGTATGTTTGCTGTTATCACTCAGTGATTGGTATACTGATGATGGATCTTGAACGTCTCCCTGCCAGATATGACTGACGATTTGTGGCGATGAGAGTCCCAATCCGTAGACTAGCACGGCGTCAGCATATCCCCGAGAGCGACTCGATGGTTCACCTACACGCAAAATCGAGGAAAAGCCACGCCAGAGATGTGCCCAGAAGATACTGCCAGTTCTTCTCAGTGATAAATAAGTTCTTTGCGTCGGCCCAAGAAGCGAGTGGAGGAACAAACTCGGGGTCACCCGGTGGAAGATAAGCTGGCGTTGCCGCGTTACGATGAAGGTCTATATTACTGAGTCGATGTTCAGGCCCGCTGTTATTATCGATAACGTCATTGAGCGCACCCTCAGAAGAGTTGGACGAACACCTCGAGATAGGTCTTTGTGTGGCTGCATTGGTGGGAGTATGCAGTATCTCAGCCTCCCCATGCTCAGAATCAAGTTCTGGGGCACCAAAATAGTGAGCCGTATCTTCGACGGTACTCTTCGTGTTCTGCAGTATATCCAGTTTGTACCTCGGGCTTTCTGGGATAGTGAATCGGAATGCCAATGCTATGACAGCTGGTACAATTCCTATACCTACTACCAGCCTCCATAGTCGATCGATAGCTCGGAAGCACTCCAGATCATTCAGTTGGCAGGTTTGAGCGTTCTTCTCAATCCATGGTTTGTATGCCTCTACTGCAGCGAAAGACAGGACGTTTGCAAGCAGTTGTCCAATGGGCTGAGCGAAAAACACCCAGCTCAGCATTCGCGCCCGGTGTTTTCGAGGCGCAAATTCGGCTGTGATGACCTAAGATCACAATGAGGGTCATGATGCAGTTATGCTAAGGGTGTACATACAGCACTCAGGGGATAATCAGCGCCAATGCCAATTCCTTGGTATTCAGTCAGTATGCTTTCACGGATGCTTTCCAGCTAATCACTTACCCATAATAGCCCGCCAGGGAATCACCCAACCTCCGATAGCCATACTGTTCTTTTCGCCGTTGGAACTCATGAGAAGCAACATTGTACCGACGATAATGATCACCAGCTCGAGCCCGTACATCTTTCGTCGACCGAGTTGGTCTGCAGCAAAGCCGAAGCCTATTTGACCGAGCATTGTACCGACTAGGGTCGAGCACATCATGGCAGTCTTGACAGATGAAGGTACTGACGGTACACCACCTTCGAGATGATGAGGCCAGTACACGTATCCCAGCATGGGGGTGACTACGTTCAACGCGAAGAGGCCGAAGGCGTCTGTCAAGAAGCCGATTCCGGCGACTATGACAACCCATACCTGGAAGGGAGCGGCATCGATTGTCGCGAGTGTCCACCGACGTCGCCTTGATTCCTGGTAACCGCTTCAATACCAATGTTATGCACAGAACCACCGAGATTAGAGGAAGAGAAACTTACAGGAATGCCGCTTCCACCCGCGGTCAAGTCCTCGACACCAAATTGACGACCTCTGATTGGTCGTTTGACCCAATTCCGGAGACCCATCTTCGTGGAATTTCAATAGACCTGGTATCTTCGTCTGAAGGAATGCGAAATTATCTTCCGCTAGATAATTTACAGGTACGTATCGTGTTGCGTGCTCTAAGGGGTGTGTCTCAGGATGGCTTCGTTTATGTTGCGCAGACGAGAAGCTTCAGCCTCGACCACGAAGCGCATGATCGGATACGATATGTCAGGGTATATTGCACTGCCCGATGCAATAAGGCAAACCGGTCAACGTAATAGTACAAATGCGAACTGGCGCCTCTCTTCGGTTCGCTACCCTCATATCCAAATCTGCCTTGGTCGCCGAAATGAACTTAGTGGCGTCGACTATTGCATTGGAGTTTCACTGAAGTTCAAGCGTAGTATTCAGACGAGCCGTAATCACTGTAAATGCTAGAGGTTTTATGCTGTCCGCACTTCCACATCTGAGCTGAAATATCAGGAACACATGTTGGTCAATAGATCATGTCATGGAGTTATGGTTCATCAAAGCAGTGTGCCTGATCGAAATAGAAGCCTATTCCAAGACCTGGGGGAAAGCCACGAGGTGTTAGGTAATGATGGCAAGCTCATCTGGCAGATCACGATGGCCGTTCGCTTCCCCACGTGGCGGTCTGTGCGTTCTCATTGAACGTAAAACGCCACCATCCCCGGTTGGGCATCCCATCTTGGCACCGCCACATGCATCCATAC is a window of Pyrenophora tritici-repentis strain M4 chromosome 2, whole genome shotgun sequence DNA encoding:
- a CDS encoding AraJ, Arabinose efflux permease, which produces MGLRNWVKRPIRGRQFGVEDLTAGGSGIPESRRRRWTLATIDAAPFQVWVVIVAGIGFLTDAFGLFALNVVTPMLGYVYWPHHLEGGVPSVPSSVKTAMMCSTLVGTMLGQIGFGFAADQLGRRKMYGLELVIIIVGTMLLLMSSNGEKNSMAIGGWVIPWRAIMGIGIGADYPLSAVITAEFAPRKHRARMLSWVFFAQPIGQLLANVLSFAAVEAYKPWIEKNAQTCQLNDLECFRAIDRLWRLVVGIGIVPAVIALAFRFTIPESPRYKLDILQNTKSTVEDTAHYFGAPELDSEHGEAEILHTPTNAATQRPISRCSSNSSEGALNDVIDNNSGPEHRLSNIDLHRNAATPAYLPPGDPEFVPPLASWADAKNLFITEKNWQYLLGTSLAWLFLDFAFYGLGLSSPQIVSHIWQGDVQDPSSVYQSLSDNSKHTLIMVSIGTVVGGLLMVKVVKYVSPKVIQFWGFLVLFVLFIVTGSAWTNLLDSDSSRSGLIVLYALSHIAFNLGPNVTTFIIPAEIFPTRYRCTCHGIAAASGKLGSWIVQIFLAYAFQSDKSKPEDDFDWERQNFGHILQVMSAFMVAGAVTTYFLVPETRDHDNKSRTLEVLACGKKVIDELNKQRKREDEED